A part of Candidatus Woesearchaeota archaeon genomic DNA contains:
- a CDS encoding 50S ribosomal protein L18e, which produces MTKTNKEVLQMITNLKNMESKLISRVADEISRTGKKGREVNLTRLNRFTKENETIIVPGKVLGGGDIDHKITISALKFSRGALSKLEKSGSKIVPLYELMKEPVQGKKIRIIG; this is translated from the coding sequence ATGACAAAAACAAATAAAGAAGTACTGCAAATGATAACAAACTTGAAAAATATGGAGTCTAAACTAATAAGCAGAGTAGCAGATGAGATTTCCAGAACAGGCAAAAAGGGAAGGGAAGTGAATCTCACCAGGTTGAATAGGTTTACTAAAGAAAATGAAACAATTATTGTTCCCGGGAAGGTTCTTGGAGGAGGAGATATAGACCACAAAATTACCATATCTGCCTTGAAGTTTTCGAGAGGAGCCCTCTCTAAGCTTGAGAAAAGCGGAAGTAAAATAGTGCCCCTTTATGAGCTGATGAAAGAGCCTGTGCAGGGCAAAAAGATAAGAATAATTGGTTGA